A section of the Pseudomonas tritici genome encodes:
- a CDS encoding ABC transporter substrate-binding protein, with the protein MKKLVLLGALALSVLSMQAFAEGKPLKIGIEAAYPPFASKAPDGSIVGFDYDIGNALCEEMKVKCTWVEQEFDGLIPALKVRKIDAILSSMSITEDRKKSVDFTNRYYLTPARLVLKEGTAVSDSLDELKGKKIGVQRGSIHDRFAKEVLAPKGATVVPYSSQNEIYLDVEAGRLDGTVADATLLQEGFLDTPAGKGYAFTGPAFTDAKYFGDGIGIAVRKGDKENLDRINAAIAAIRANGKYKEIEKKYFNFDIYGPEAK; encoded by the coding sequence ATGAAGAAACTCGTGCTGTTGGGCGCCCTGGCGCTGTCCGTGCTGTCCATGCAGGCTTTCGCTGAAGGCAAGCCGCTGAAAATTGGTATCGAAGCGGCTTACCCTCCGTTCGCCTCTAAAGCTCCCGATGGCAGCATCGTCGGCTTTGACTACGACATCGGCAACGCCCTGTGCGAAGAGATGAAGGTCAAGTGCACCTGGGTCGAGCAAGAATTCGACGGCCTGATCCCTGCGCTGAAAGTGCGCAAGATCGACGCGATCCTGTCGTCCATGTCCATCACTGAAGACCGCAAGAAGTCCGTGGACTTCACCAACCGCTACTACCTGACCCCAGCGCGCCTGGTGTTGAAGGAAGGCACTGCGGTCAGCGACAGTCTGGATGAACTGAAAGGCAAGAAAATCGGCGTGCAGCGCGGTTCGATCCATGACCGTTTTGCCAAGGAAGTCCTGGCCCCTAAAGGCGCCACGGTTGTGCCTTACAGCTCGCAGAACGAAATTTACCTGGACGTGGAAGCCGGTCGCCTCGACGGCACCGTGGCTGACGCTACCCTGCTGCAGGAAGGTTTCCTCGATACCCCAGCCGGCAAAGGCTACGCGTTCACCGGCCCGGCCTTCACCGACGCCAAATACTTCGGCGACGGCATCGGCATCGCGGTACGTAAAGGCGACAAGGAAAACCTGGACCGCATCAACGCTGCTATCGCGGCGATCCGTGCCAATGGCAAGTACAAAGAAATCGAGAAAAAGTACTTCAACTTCGACATTTACGGCCCTGAAGCCAAGTAA
- the acs gene encoding acetate--CoA ligase, with protein MSAASLYPVRPEVAANTLTDEATYKAMYQQSVVNPDGFWREQAKRLDWIKPFTTVKQTSFDDHHVDIKWFADGTLNVSYNCLDRHLAERGDQAAIIWEGDDPAESRTITYRELHEQVCKFANALRGQDVHRGDVVTIYMPMIPEAVVAMLACTRIGAIHSVVFGGFSPEALAGRIIDCKSKVVITADEGIRAGKKIPLKANVDDALTNPETSSIQKVIVCKRTNGQIKWNQHRDIWYEDLMKVAGTVCAPKEMGAEEALFILYTSGSTGKPKGVQHTTGGYLLYAALTHERVFDYRPGEIYWCTADVGWVTGHTYIVYGPLANGATTLLFEGVPNYPDITRVAKIVDKHKVNILYTAPTAIRAMMASGTAACEGADGSSLRLLGSVGEPINPEAWDWYYKNVGQSRCPIVDTWWQTETGGNMMSPLPGAHALKPGSAARPFFGVVPALVDNLGNLIEGAAEGNLVILDSWPGQARTLFGDHDRFVDTYFKTFRGMYFTGDGARRDEDGYYWITGRVDDVLNVSGHRMGTAEIESAMVAHPKVAEAAVVGVPHDIKGQGIYVYVTLKNGEEPNEALRLELKNWVRKEIGPIASPDVIQWAPGLPKTRSGKIMRRILRKIATAEYDGLGDISTLADPGVVAHLIETHKTMNVA; from the coding sequence ATGAGTGCGGCTTCCCTGTACCCCGTTCGCCCCGAAGTAGCAGCCAACACGCTGACTGACGAGGCAACCTACAAGGCCATGTACCAGCAGTCGGTGGTCAACCCCGATGGCTTCTGGCGCGAGCAAGCCAAGCGTCTTGACTGGATCAAGCCTTTCACCACGGTGAAGCAGACCTCTTTCGACGATCACCATGTCGACATCAAGTGGTTTGCCGATGGCACCTTGAACGTTTCCTACAACTGCCTGGACCGTCACCTCGCTGAGCGTGGCGACCAGGCGGCGATCATCTGGGAGGGCGATGACCCTGCCGAGAGCCGCACCATCACCTACCGCGAGCTGCATGAACAAGTCTGCAAGTTCGCCAACGCCCTGCGCGGCCAGGATGTGCACCGCGGCGATGTAGTGACGATCTATATGCCGATGATCCCCGAAGCTGTGGTCGCCATGCTGGCGTGTACCCGTATCGGTGCGATTCACTCGGTGGTGTTTGGCGGTTTTTCGCCGGAGGCTCTGGCCGGTCGCATCATTGACTGTAAGTCGAAGGTGGTGATCACCGCCGATGAAGGCATTCGCGCCGGTAAGAAAATTCCGCTGAAGGCCAACGTCGACGACGCCCTGACCAACCCGGAAACCAGCAGCATCCAGAAAGTCATCGTGTGCAAGCGCACCAATGGCCAGATCAAGTGGAACCAGCATCGCGACATCTGGTACGAAGACCTGATGAAAGTGGCCGGCACTGTGTGCGCACCCAAAGAGATGGGCGCCGAAGAAGCCCTGTTCATCCTTTATACCTCCGGTTCAACCGGCAAGCCTAAAGGCGTGCAGCACACCACCGGCGGCTACCTGCTTTACGCGGCCCTGACCCATGAACGTGTGTTCGACTACCGCCCAGGCGAAATCTACTGGTGCACCGCCGACGTCGGCTGGGTCACTGGCCACACCTACATTGTCTACGGCCCGCTGGCCAATGGCGCGACCACCTTGCTGTTCGAAGGCGTGCCGAACTACCCGGACATCACCCGGGTGGCGAAGATCGTCGACAAGCACAAGGTCAACATCCTCTACACCGCACCGACCGCGATCCGCGCAATGATGGCTTCGGGCACCGCTGCCTGTGAAGGCGCCGATGGCAGCAGCCTGCGTTTGTTGGGTTCGGTGGGCGAGCCGATCAACCCGGAAGCCTGGGATTGGTACTACAAGAACGTCGGCCAATCCCGTTGCCCGATTGTCGACACTTGGTGGCAGACCGAAACCGGCGGCAACATGATGAGCCCACTGCCGGGCGCTCACGCGCTCAAGCCGGGTTCGGCGGCACGGCCGTTCTTTGGTGTGGTGCCGGCGTTGGTGGATAACCTGGGCAACCTGATCGAAGGCGCCGCCGAAGGTAACCTGGTGATCCTCGATTCGTGGCCAGGCCAGGCGCGTACGCTGTTTGGCGACCATGACCGCTTCGTCGACACCTACTTCAAGACGTTCCGTGGCATGTACTTCACCGGTGACGGTGCGCGGCGTGACGAGGACGGTTACTACTGGATCACCGGGCGTGTGGACGACGTGTTGAACGTGTCCGGCCACCGCATGGGCACCGCCGAGATTGAAAGCGCGATGGTTGCGCACCCGAAAGTTGCCGAAGCGGCCGTTGTCGGTGTGCCGCACGACATCAAAGGGCAGGGCATCTATGTGTATGTCACGCTCAAAAATGGCGAAGAGCCGAACGAAGCGCTGCGCCTGGAGCTGAAAAACTGGGTGCGCAAAGAGATCGGGCCGATTGCTTCGCCGGACGTGATCCAGTGGGCGCCGGGCTTGCCGAAGACGCGCTCGGGGAAAATCATGCGGCGGATTCTGCGCAAGATTGCCACGGCTGAGTATGACGGGTTGGGGGATATCTCCACCCTGGCGGATCCGGGCGTGGTGGCGCATTTGATTGAGACGCACAAGACCATGAACGTCGCGTAA
- a CDS encoding DUF2790 domain-containing protein, with product MKALLVMALSSLCATAALADEAPTELAGQSAPIVEDYTYSTHLDVAKVLSMSNIPEVCEVVPVKMEYEDSQGQRHILNYHVMGNGCSNG from the coding sequence ATGAAAGCTTTATTAGTTATGGCCTTGAGCAGCTTGTGCGCCACCGCCGCCCTGGCCGACGAGGCCCCGACTGAACTGGCCGGCCAGAGCGCGCCGATTGTTGAGGACTACACTTACAGCACCCATCTGGACGTCGCCAAAGTATTATCGATGAGCAACATCCCGGAAGTTTGCGAAGTTGTACCGGTGAAGATGGAATATGAAGATTCGCAAGGTCAGCGTCATATTCTTAACTATCACGTGATGGGTAATGGTTGTTCTAACGGGTAA
- a CDS encoding LysR family transcriptional regulator, whose product METPLSTSGNLPPKPGTRPPLQLSGLDFKLLRVFMAVVEAGGFSAAQNELNVGLAAISKQISDLEIRIGMRLCTRGREGFGLTEEGKLVYQASIELFTSVDSFRDKLSSAQNELIGDLSVGVIDNTVSDVNSPLITALGKLHSESPKIRLRLHASQLDEVERGVVEGRLIVGIVPVYQRREEFDYFPLYEEKAHVYCAVGHPLFSASDITPDVLRQYEVVNHRYAIHRDKATFVNYDSQSASASQVEAVAILILTGRFLGFLPEHYASPLVREGRLRALCPEQVHLSTAFNLILRHNAPRSPMVKAFATALGVDLKATTLKPNTVPPSDRDQLWELSSPSEAAKGSPRSPDGP is encoded by the coding sequence ATGGAAACTCCACTTTCCACTTCTGGAAACCTACCGCCAAAACCCGGCACACGACCGCCCCTGCAGCTGAGCGGGCTGGACTTCAAATTGCTGCGGGTATTTATGGCCGTGGTCGAAGCCGGCGGCTTTAGCGCCGCGCAAAACGAGCTGAACGTGGGGCTCGCGGCTATCAGCAAACAAATCTCCGACCTGGAAATCCGCATCGGCATGCGCCTGTGTACACGGGGGAGGGAAGGGTTCGGCCTGACCGAAGAAGGCAAGTTGGTGTATCAGGCGTCCATCGAGTTATTTACCTCGGTGGACAGTTTTCGCGACAAGCTTAGTTCGGCGCAAAACGAACTCATTGGCGACCTTAGTGTGGGGGTTATTGATAACACCGTGTCCGACGTTAATTCCCCGCTAATTACCGCGTTGGGGAAATTACATAGCGAATCACCAAAAATTAGATTGCGCCTACATGCCTCGCAATTGGACGAAGTTGAACGTGGCGTGGTGGAAGGCCGCTTGATCGTCGGCATCGTGCCGGTGTACCAACGCCGAGAGGAATTTGACTACTTCCCGCTGTACGAAGAAAAAGCCCACGTCTACTGCGCTGTAGGACATCCACTCTTCAGCGCGAGCGACATCACGCCCGACGTGCTGCGCCAATACGAAGTGGTGAACCACCGGTATGCGATCCACCGCGACAAGGCCACCTTCGTCAATTACGACAGCCAGTCCGCCTCGGCCTCACAAGTCGAAGCCGTCGCCATCCTGATCCTCACCGGCCGCTTCCTCGGCTTCCTGCCCGAACACTACGCCTCGCCATTGGTAAGGGAAGGGCGCCTGCGCGCACTGTGTCCGGAGCAAGTTCACCTGAGCACCGCCTTCAACCTCATCCTGCGCCACAACGCCCCGCGCAGCCCGATGGTAAAAGCCTTTGCAACGGCGCTGGGTGTGGACCTCAAAGCCACGACACTCAAGCCAAACACCGTCCCTCCGAGCGACAGAGATCAACTGTGGGAGCTGTCGAGCCCCAGCGAGGCTGCGAAGGGATCGCCTCGGTCTCCTGACGGACCCTAA
- a CDS encoding HAD-IB family hydrolase, translated as MLEAGPADAKVLSVFDFDGTLTHHDSFVPFLKFAFGTGEFYGRMVKLAVPGLRFLLQQISRDELKAQLIRTFMTGVEKAWVQQKAEEYCQRNWARLMRPAGVLSVEQELGSGAVVTLCSASPTLVLQPFADRLGIKLIGTELEVVDGVLTGKLTGNNCRCENKVLRLEAVYGDLGEYRLRAWGDTRGDRELLAAAQDAHFRHFHAKKKRRARLQR; from the coding sequence ATGCTCGAAGCCGGCCCCGCTGACGCCAAAGTACTCTCCGTCTTTGACTTCGACGGCACGCTCACCCACCACGACAGTTTCGTGCCGTTCCTCAAGTTCGCCTTTGGCACCGGTGAGTTTTATGGCCGGATGGTCAAGCTGGCGGTGCCAGGTCTGCGCTTTTTGTTGCAGCAGATCAGCCGGGATGAGTTGAAGGCGCAGTTGATCCGCACCTTTATGACCGGGGTGGAGAAGGCGTGGGTGCAGCAGAAGGCCGAGGAGTATTGCCAGCGCAATTGGGCGCGGTTGATGCGCCCGGCCGGCGTGCTGTCGGTGGAGCAGGAGTTAGGTTCGGGCGCGGTGGTGACGCTGTGCTCGGCGTCGCCGACGTTGGTGTTGCAGCCGTTTGCCGATCGTCTTGGGATCAAGTTGATCGGGACTGAGCTTGAGGTGGTGGATGGGGTGCTGACCGGTAAGCTCACCGGGAATAACTGCCGGTGTGAGAACAAGGTGTTGCGGCTTGAGGCGGTGTATGGGGACCTGGGGGAGTATCGGCTGCGGGCCTGGGGCGATACGCGTGGGGATCGGGAGTTGCTGGCGGCGGCGCAGGATGCGCATTTTCGGCATTTTCATGCGAAGAAGAAAAGGCGGGCTCGGTTGCAGCGGTGA
- a CDS encoding ribonucleotide-diphosphate reductase subunit beta, with amino-acid sequence MLSWDEFDKEEEGEVATKGANAGHATEANMDRLDGAGAAAALEARAVTASDSAAIVRAKAALDKLDVAEGLAELEGASARVAVDEKRMINCRADLNQLVPFKYDWAWQKYLDGCANHWMPQEVNMTADIAVWKDPEGLTDDERRIVMRNLGFFSTADSLVANNLVLAVYRLITNPECRQYILRQAFEEAIHTHAYQYCIESLAMDEGEIFNMYHEIPSVAKKAAWGLKYTRSISDPKFETGTVETDKELLRNLVAYYCVLEGIFFYCGFTQILSMGRRNKMTGVAEQFQYILRDESMHLNFGIDVINQIKIENPHLWDAEMKEEATQMILQGTQLEIEYARDTMPRGVLGMNAAMMEDYLKFIANRRLSQIGLKEEYPGTTNPFPWMSEIMDLKKEKNFFETRVIEYQTGGALSWD; translated from the coding sequence ATGCTGAGCTGGGACGAATTCGACAAAGAAGAAGAAGGCGAGGTAGCCACCAAAGGCGCCAACGCCGGCCACGCCACCGAAGCCAACATGGACCGCCTCGACGGTGCCGGCGCTGCCGCCGCCCTTGAAGCCCGCGCCGTCACCGCCAGTGACTCCGCCGCCATCGTCCGCGCCAAGGCCGCCCTGGACAAACTCGACGTCGCCGAAGGCCTCGCCGAACTCGAAGGCGCCTCCGCCCGCGTCGCCGTTGACGAAAAGCGCATGATCAACTGCCGCGCCGACCTCAACCAACTCGTGCCCTTCAAGTACGACTGGGCCTGGCAGAAGTACCTCGACGGCTGCGCCAACCACTGGATGCCGCAAGAGGTCAACATGACCGCCGACATCGCCGTGTGGAAAGACCCCGAAGGCCTGACCGACGACGAACGCCGCATCGTCATGCGCAACCTCGGCTTCTTCTCCACCGCCGACTCCCTGGTTGCCAACAACCTGGTCCTGGCCGTGTACCGCCTGATCACCAACCCAGAGTGCCGCCAGTACATCCTGCGCCAGGCCTTCGAAGAAGCGATCCACACCCACGCCTACCAGTACTGCATCGAATCGCTGGCCATGGATGAAGGCGAGATCTTCAACATGTACCACGAGATTCCATCGGTCGCCAAAAAGGCTGCCTGGGGCCTGAAGTACACCCGTTCGATCTCCGATCCGAAGTTCGAAACCGGCACTGTCGAGACTGATAAAGAACTGCTGCGTAACCTGGTCGCCTACTACTGCGTGCTGGAAGGCATCTTCTTTTACTGCGGCTTCACCCAGATCCTGTCCATGGGCCGTCGCAACAAAATGACCGGCGTCGCCGAGCAGTTCCAGTACATCCTGCGCGACGAGTCGATGCACCTGAACTTCGGTATCGATGTGATCAACCAGATCAAAATCGAAAACCCGCATTTGTGGGATGCCGAGATGAAGGAAGAAGCGACCCAGATGATCCTGCAAGGGACTCAGCTGGAGATCGAATACGCGCGCGATACCATGCCGCGCGGCGTGCTGGGCATGAATGCGGCGATGATGGAGGATTACCTCAAGTTCATCGCTAACCGTCGCCTGTCGCAGATTGGTTTGAAAGAAGAGTATCCGGGCACCACCAACCCGTTCCCGTGGATGAGCGAGATCATGGACTTGAAGAAAGAGAAGAACTTCTTCGAAACCCGTGTGATCGAGTACCAAACAGGCGGCGCGCTGAGCTGGGATTAA
- a CDS encoding Fic family protein: MQVGFKALADRYRIALAQPLRVESVIGTTRMSHESNGHVERKYPLSYQPSDDFAGHFEFGLKYEEIHLEFFARLFAAAGPEPVEAWCRQTPFGQYARRTGFLYEWVTGRQLDVPDVTNGGYVDAVSSQHYLTRVEPLRIRRWRINDNLPGVPAFSPLIRRTEAVQDALQFDLGAALRELNQTFGADILMRTASWLTFKESRASFLIEREADKADRIQRFAHVIAKYCGHIEDPLSNESLHTLQAGILGGEALGLGLRRSPIFVGQATMREDIVHYIAPQFEVLTQLLNGLKAFELATRGSESLARAAVIAFAFVYIHPMRDGNGRIHRFLINDTLIRDNAVPDGVILPVSATITSSIDFRARYDRTLEVFSRPFMQRYAASYRFGELVVYEDGTRSNLVFDDYEDAQFAWRYPDLTEHVLYTAQVVAHTVRTEMADEARVLVIFQRAQEQLKEVLEMPDQDANRVIRSLKENGWQISGKLKKAYPQLEVAHLAERVVEAVRSAFEEQESGSVNE, translated from the coding sequence ATGCAGGTAGGCTTCAAGGCACTCGCTGACCGCTACCGTATCGCGCTTGCACAGCCACTACGCGTCGAATCGGTAATCGGTACGACCCGTATGAGCCACGAGAGCAATGGACATGTCGAGCGTAAGTACCCCCTCAGCTACCAACCCTCGGACGACTTTGCAGGGCATTTCGAGTTCGGGCTCAAGTACGAAGAAATTCACCTCGAATTCTTCGCTCGCCTATTTGCTGCCGCCGGCCCCGAACCCGTTGAAGCCTGGTGCCGGCAAACGCCCTTTGGTCAATATGCCCGCCGCACCGGATTCCTGTACGAATGGGTAACCGGACGGCAGCTTGATGTGCCAGACGTGACCAATGGCGGCTATGTCGATGCTGTTTCATCGCAGCATTACCTGACCCGCGTTGAGCCTCTGAGGATACGACGCTGGCGCATCAACGATAATCTTCCCGGCGTGCCAGCGTTCTCCCCTCTGATCCGCCGTACCGAAGCTGTACAAGACGCGCTGCAGTTTGATCTGGGTGCAGCACTGCGAGAACTGAACCAGACCTTTGGCGCCGATATCCTGATGCGCACGGCAAGTTGGCTGACGTTCAAGGAGTCGCGTGCCAGCTTCTTGATCGAGAGAGAGGCAGACAAAGCCGACAGGATCCAGCGGTTTGCCCACGTGATCGCCAAATACTGTGGCCATATCGAGGATCCGTTGAGCAACGAAAGCCTGCACACGTTGCAAGCCGGTATTTTGGGAGGCGAGGCTCTCGGGCTGGGCTTGCGGCGCTCGCCGATCTTTGTGGGGCAGGCGACCATGCGCGAGGACATCGTGCACTACATTGCGCCGCAATTTGAGGTGCTGACGCAACTGCTCAATGGCTTGAAAGCATTCGAGCTGGCAACACGAGGTTCTGAGTCGCTGGCCCGGGCAGCTGTAATCGCTTTCGCCTTCGTGTATATCCACCCCATGCGGGACGGCAATGGTCGGATCCATCGCTTTCTTATCAACGATACGTTGATCCGTGATAATGCGGTGCCTGATGGCGTGATCCTGCCGGTATCAGCCACGATCACAAGTTCGATTGATTTTCGGGCACGTTACGATCGCACGCTGGAGGTGTTTTCGCGACCATTCATGCAACGCTACGCCGCGTCTTATCGGTTTGGCGAACTCGTCGTCTACGAGGACGGCACCCGCAGCAACCTGGTCTTTGATGACTATGAAGATGCGCAATTCGCGTGGCGCTATCCCGATTTGACTGAGCATGTCCTGTATACGGCACAGGTTGTGGCGCATACCGTCCGGACAGAAATGGCTGATGAAGCGCGTGTATTGGTCATTTTTCAGCGCGCTCAGGAGCAGCTCAAAGAAGTGCTGGAAATGCCGGATCAGGACGCAAACCGCGTCATTCGCTCGCTAAAGGAAAATGGCTGGCAGATATCGGGGAAATTGAAAAAAGCTTATCCGCAGTTGGAAGTTGCTCACTTAGCCGAACGGGTAGTGGAAGCGGTGCGATCCGCATTTGAAGAACAAGAATCGGGTAGCGTTAACGAGTGA
- a CDS encoding amino acid ABC transporter permease has product MNQTPAERLEIERKLSENQFDITQYEHVPRRYYGRMFFATLIVIVLAALLRAFANGQIEWSYIGQFLTSEAILWGLVNTIVMSILAMALGVVIGVITAIMRMSANPILRYVAITYTWLFRGTPLILQLLLWFNLALIFPVIAIPGLFSIDTVDLMTPFVAALLGLSINQGAYTAEVVRAGLLSVDTGQYEAAKSIGMPSLQALRRIILPQAMRVIIPPVGNEFISMVKMTSLASVIQYSELLHNAQNIYYANARVMELLIVAGIWYLAVVTVLSFGQSRLERRFARGAGKRS; this is encoded by the coding sequence ATGAACCAAACCCCGGCCGAGCGCTTGGAAATAGAGCGCAAGTTGTCCGAGAACCAGTTCGATATCACGCAGTACGAACACGTGCCGCGTCGCTATTACGGGCGGATGTTTTTTGCCACGTTGATCGTGATCGTATTGGCCGCGCTGTTGCGTGCATTCGCCAACGGCCAGATCGAATGGTCCTACATCGGTCAGTTCCTCACGTCTGAGGCCATCCTCTGGGGCCTGGTGAACACCATCGTCATGTCGATCCTGGCGATGGCGCTGGGCGTGGTGATCGGGGTGATCACGGCGATCATGCGCATGTCGGCCAACCCGATCCTGCGGTATGTGGCCATCACCTACACCTGGCTGTTCCGTGGCACGCCGTTGATTCTGCAGTTGCTGCTGTGGTTCAACCTGGCGCTGATTTTCCCGGTGATCGCGATTCCCGGCCTGTTCAGCATCGACACCGTCGACCTGATGACACCGTTCGTGGCCGCCCTGCTCGGCTTGAGCATCAACCAGGGCGCCTACACCGCCGAGGTGGTGCGCGCCGGCTTGCTGTCGGTCGACACCGGCCAGTACGAAGCCGCCAAGTCCATCGGCATGCCGAGCCTGCAAGCGCTGCGTAGGATCATTCTGCCGCAGGCCATGCGGGTGATCATTCCGCCTGTAGGCAACGAGTTCATCAGCATGGTGAAAATGACCAGCCTGGCCAGCGTGATCCAGTACTCGGAGCTGCTGCACAACGCGCAAAACATCTACTACGCCAACGCGCGAGTCATGGAGCTGCTGATTGTGGCCGGCATCTGGTACCTGGCGGTGGTGACTGTTCTTTCATTTGGTCAAAGCCGCCTCGAGCGTCGTTTTGCCCGCGGCGCCGGCAAGCGTTCGTAA
- the argH gene encoding argininosuccinate lyase — protein MSQPTDRLWGARFKTGPSAALAALSRCPERYFRLTPYDLAGSRAHARELQRAGLLDESETLRTLEALEGIGADFAASRLHPTLDDEDVHTFIERVLTERLGVLGGKLRAGRSRNDQTANDLRLFLRDHARTITTEVLGLQKALVEQAEQHVESICPGFTHLQQAQPIVFAHHLLAHAQSMLRDVQRLVDWDARAALSPLGAAAMAGSAIARQPEHSAKEMGYTGPCENSIDAVASRDHVAEFLFVAGMLGVNISRLSEEFCLWSSRQFRWVVLDDAYATGSSIMPQKKNPDIAELARGKAGRLIGNLTGLMSTLKSLPLSYNRDLSEDKHSVLDSVDTLLLVLPAMAGMVATMKVQVEELRRQAPMGFTLATEVADWLATRGVPFKEAHEITGALVQACEKHEIELWEASPAMLAEVDARLLPEVRDCLTLEAAIAARSGWGGTAPERVREQIGRLKVALAEQQRWAESYQGFRM, from the coding sequence ATGTCCCAGCCCACCGACCGCCTTTGGGGCGCTCGTTTCAAGACCGGTCCGTCTGCTGCATTGGCCGCGTTGTCGCGTTGCCCTGAGCGCTATTTTCGCCTGACGCCCTACGACCTGGCCGGCTCCCGTGCCCATGCCCGTGAGTTGCAGCGCGCCGGTTTGCTGGATGAGTCGGAGACCTTGCGTACCCTCGAAGCCCTGGAGGGGATCGGCGCTGACTTCGCCGCCAGCCGCCTGCATCCGACCCTGGATGACGAGGACGTGCACACCTTCATCGAACGCGTATTGACCGAGCGCCTCGGCGTCTTGGGCGGCAAGCTGCGCGCCGGGCGTTCACGCAATGATCAGACCGCGAATGACCTGCGGCTTTTCCTACGCGACCACGCGCGCACCATCACCACTGAGGTGTTGGGTCTGCAAAAGGCGTTGGTGGAACAGGCCGAGCAGCATGTGGAGAGCATCTGCCCAGGCTTTACCCATTTGCAGCAGGCGCAGCCGATTGTGTTTGCCCACCACTTGCTGGCTCATGCGCAGTCGATGCTGCGGGATGTGCAACGTTTGGTGGATTGGGATGCGCGTGCAGCGCTGTCACCGTTGGGTGCGGCAGCCATGGCCGGTTCGGCGATTGCGCGCCAGCCGGAGCATTCGGCCAAGGAAATGGGCTACACCGGGCCGTGCGAAAACTCGATTGACGCGGTAGCCAGTCGCGACCATGTGGCGGAGTTTCTGTTTGTGGCGGGCATGCTCGGGGTGAATATTTCGCGGCTGTCGGAGGAGTTTTGCCTGTGGTCGTCGCGCCAGTTTCGCTGGGTGGTGTTGGACGATGCCTACGCCACCGGCAGCTCGATCATGCCGCAGAAGAAGAACCCGGATATTGCCGAATTGGCGCGGGGCAAGGCTGGGCGCTTGATCGGCAACTTGACCGGGTTGATGTCGACGCTCAAGTCGTTGCCGCTGTCGTACAACCGCGATTTGAGTGAAGACAAGCACAGTGTGTTGGACAGCGTGGACACCTTGCTGCTGGTACTGCCGGCGATGGCCGGGATGGTTGCGACCATGAAGGTGCAGGTGGAAGAGCTGCGGCGTCAGGCGCCGATGGGCTTCACCTTGGCGACGGAGGTGGCGGATTGGTTGGCCACCCGTGGTGTGCCGTTTAAAGAAGCCCATGAGATTACCGGCGCGCTGGTGCAGGCCTGTGAGAAGCATGAGATTGAGTTGTGGGAAGCCTCGCCGGCGATGTTGGCGGAGGTGGATGCTCGGTTGCTGCCTGAAGTGCGGGACTGCTTGACCCTGGAGGCGGCGATTGCGGCGCGCAGTGGGTGGGGTGGGACGGCGCCGGAGCGGGTCAGGGAGCAGATTGGGCGGTTGAAGGTGGCGTTGGCTGAGCAGCAGCGATGGGCTGAGAGTTATCAGGGGTTTCGGATGTAA
- a CDS encoding ABC transporter permease, with amino-acid sequence MLKGYGAVILDGAWLTLQLALSSMALAIVLGLIGVALRLSPVRWLAWLGDLYSTVIRGIPDLVLILLIFYGGQDLLNRVAPMLGYDDYIDLNPLAAGIGTLGFIFGAYLSETFRGAFMAIPKGQAEAGLAYGMSSFQVFFRVMVPQMIRLAIPGFTNNWLVLTKATALISVVGLQDMMFKAKQAADATREPFTFFLAVAAMYLVITSVSLLALRYLEKRYSVGVRAADL; translated from the coding sequence ATGTTGAAAGGCTACGGGGCCGTCATCCTCGATGGCGCATGGTTGACGCTTCAGCTCGCCTTGTCGTCCATGGCCTTGGCCATTGTTCTGGGTCTGATCGGGGTCGCATTACGCCTGTCGCCGGTGCGCTGGTTGGCTTGGCTGGGTGACTTGTACTCCACGGTGATCCGCGGGATCCCCGACCTGGTGCTGATCCTGCTGATTTTCTACGGCGGTCAGGACTTGCTTAACCGCGTCGCGCCGATGCTTGGCTATGACGACTATATCGACTTGAACCCCCTGGCCGCCGGTATCGGCACTCTGGGTTTCATCTTTGGCGCCTACCTCTCGGAAACGTTTCGTGGCGCCTTCATGGCCATTCCCAAGGGCCAGGCCGAAGCCGGCCTTGCGTATGGCATGAGCAGTTTTCAGGTGTTTTTCCGGGTGATGGTGCCGCAGATGATTCGGCTGGCTATCCCTGGGTTTACCAACAACTGGCTGGTACTCACCAAGGCCACCGCGCTGATTTCGGTGGTGGGCCTGCAAGACATGATGTTCAAGGCCAAGCAGGCGGCAGATGCCACCCGTGAGCCTTTTACCTTCTTCCTCGCAGTGGCGGCGATGTACCTGGTGATCACCAGCGTGTCGTTGCTGGCCCTGCGTTATCTTGAGAAGCGCTACTCGGTAGGCGTAAGGGCGGCTGATCTATGA